The genomic region aatttcctcaacacaatagtttagattttatttcatgtatgttagattgaatgcaagatctgataagtattgatttGTGGTGAATCTTCGCTCATACTTTTGATGGACAgaggatttttgttcattgtgtaaagttagtctgagctttcctttgtgtatgcttaactttcaatcataagcacatcccttgaagattgcatccactttgtgtagttgtcctaagtgaggcgaagcaaagtgtggttattgagttcaccaaatcaataccatcTCTTGAATTcctaggaatagattagaactCCTAAACCCTCGTCTCCTTTTCAGTTTTTCATGATCCAAGTCCCGAATGATAAAGCTTCATTGTCtaaaccttcattgtgaattgaacaatcCAAGTGTAAGaccctttgtgtattaccaacatatcacaacgcccattgagcttatccacacgtcaagacctaacaaaagaaaccttagaatcgccatatgatcttctagcaTTTTTAGCATACGCAatgattttgttcaagaggataaattatctttgggtactttattctaatgttcggtatatgataaaacgtacaccaacacgaCTCACACACACTCCAAACTCACACAATACTCTTTACAACCTTATTACAACTCACTACAATGCTCTTACTGTAAGGGGCTGCTGTCTCAGGGAGATCAGTAggcttctggggttgtaagtcccttgttattctcagtaggtggaagttgtggtgattgacaaatggttagtgccaagctacagttgtgtgagaattggacgaaaaacttatatatgggggtTGGTTGAAAGAATAGTCGAGtgccaggagtgcaccaaggtggtctgcggtagacacctcctcctaggggtgaagaagagtaaccctgccctctagtctcagggagatagaggtcctacatggacattaggggtgaagtTGAGTAGCCCCGCTTATCATTGGATGGTGAGGTTTACTggtggatgcattctcatggtccctatctcagtgaagtggagtaactgagccaatgttggggatgactcccGGGGAGTTGTCTATGACCCGAGGACTAGGGAAGCGGAGTACCTAGGCCCTTGCGAGAAGGATGATCGTGAAATGGATTGTCCCGGTTGGGGAAatggagtacccaagatcttgtaagggggatGGCCGTGCAATGGGCTATCTATGTTGGAATGTTGGAGCTTGAGAGTTGGGCAAGCTATGTGGGTTGAATTGCAAAGCCAGAAGTCCAtgtgtcttgtggaacaagtggggtgatgtgcTGGGCACGCACCTAGGTTACCTGAAGTGGGATTTGCATTGAGATCTGGgatctcaaggccctagagtgggggtcGAGTGTGGCAGTAGGGACCGGGTTCCGAAAGTGTGGTCATGTTGAGCCAAGCCATGAGGCGAGTCCAAGAGGGTGACaaagatggatgagttgcatgaccGAAAAGAGGACATGGTCCGTAGGCGAGTTGTTCTAGGAGCACAACCGAGTTGAAGGAGAGTTCAGCGACCAAGGAtattggattggatcatggagagaagagcttggtgcccaagtaggagtgcaaggtgttATGTCAATCTGAGAGACTTAGACTGGGTGTTTGCATGGAGCTGGTTATTGTGCATAGGATGTATAGGGAACCGGGTTCACCAGTGAAGCCATGTAGGCATAGGCTAGGGGCCCAAAGCAGTGTGACTTGGAGTCCTCGTTCAGGAAGGGGGTTTGAGTTGTGTACTGGGTAAGCCGTTGCGGGCTCATGAGAGAGTCAGTAGTGCGCCAGGTTGAGTTCCGAAGGAGACAAGGTCTTCGTGGATTAGGAGTCTATATGAGAAGCTGCCGCCAGGGGCGAGGTGCAGTGGTATCTGTActggtgtttcaagagtggacgttgATCTAGGGGCAGGAACTTGTAATCGGATGCTTGGGAAGTATTCGGGGTAGTGACCAGCGACaaagttggaattgtttgtagaccggGCCAAGGGCCATCTCTTCATAACAATAAAGCTATCTATTGCCCCAGTATTGTGTTCATTGCGTGGAGATGGACAAACAGGAAGCTAGCTCAGGGAGTCTAGTCgtcccatgagatatgtttggtgcttgagggttcagaggcgctgagggaggccaacatggggcACCAGTACTATGGGAGTACTGGGCATGCTCAAGGAGTGTGCAGAGTTGGAGCCGGAGGACTTAAGGAGTTCCGGAAGGGTCAGTGTTAGTAGTcagggtcttatgggggactcaagaAGACGAAGGCATAGGGGAGACCTGTAAGCTTGTACCAGGGGTGCAAGGATGATGCGACAAGATAGTGCTAGAGTAGAGTCAgggacttgaagggagtgctaggAGCATCAGGATGAAGGAAACCCATGAGGgggttggcatgcacttctattcCGCATGGGTGTGTGTTAATGAGGTCAagtggtggacacttgaaaagggaTGGCGTAGTCTGGAAACAAGAAAGGACTTGTCTGCAATGGAAATCGTGAGTAAGGTTTGCCAGTGCCGCATGAGGTTggacctcctttggaaggaaaaagcttgtttgggcagCAGGTCAGTCTAGCCCCGTGACACTTACAATGTTCCCTCGAGATTTATTTTAATCCCAACTCCCAAGAATATTGTTTTATCTCCCATATATTACAACTTTTCTTTTGTGGTGCCCCTCAACACGTTGAGATTATATTTCCCTTCTCTTTTCAGTACACTATTGCACGTTCATGACTCTAAATATTCCTAAAACACACTTGAGATAGAAACACACTAACATTATTTTGTATCTATCTATATTGGCTGTCCATGGAAGTCAAAAGATCAAAATGAAGATTTGATTGACCCAAGTTCTCTCTACCGGATGAAGGTTTGCAAGAGCTTACTCATTTATACAATAATTTCTATTGTTCatttttaagtattttaaatcttgTTAGTTAATTTCTTTATATTTCTATTATCTAATATTTGCTGACATGTTTATCTaataattgcaaagatagatttcAACACTTTCTTCTTGTTTTGTGCGTTTCATACAACAAAACAACGCTAAACAGGTTCCTTGCCTTTTTGTATTTTTCCACTTTTTATCAAAAAGTTATGTTTGCATTTTTGTTTTGGTAAATTTTTACCAGCCTCATTTTAGTAAACATTTTAGCtaattatttatattttgtttattagaaGTTAAACTGAATTATATTAGTGTATTGGGTGAGGTTAACTCTCAAAGAAGATTTCCTTTGCAGAAGTTAACTTTGTCTTACATTACAGATATAATTACATCAAAACGATAACAGCTATGACCTCGCAAAATTGGTTAGACGTGAAATTCCAGAGAAAAGGCAGGTCATCAAAAATAGGGGCGCCCACTAGTGACAGTCTTAACAAACTAATAGAACAAAAGATTTTTTGTTCACGCTAAAAAAGGAATGATGTCCTACATTCTACAAATCCACATGATATCGAATGTATACCAGTTTAATGAAAAACATGAAGAGTTTCGGTTCTCAAATTAGCTCACCAAATGCCTGTTCAAAAAACAACTAATATTAGCGAACATATAACCTTTAATCTAAATCATTAACAAGCAATACCATAGTAAGGCAAAACCACCAAACTAATATGCAATTGAAAATATATCATGTACCATAAGCAGATTCTACTCTTCATTACAGATTATAACATGGTGAAAACTGATTTTTAACACATTGACTAGAAAACAACGAAGTGCCATTACGAGCTCACAATTAAAGACAGAAGAAAAAAAGAATATGGGTTACTGGAAGTTTTTTGTATAATTATGCCAATTAACAGACCTGAAATCAATATCCAGCATAAAAAATATCATAACAAAAACATGTTAATTTATCCAATGAAGATTTAACATACTAAATCATCcaaaaattattaatattaataaccCCAAAGACAATCCAATCAAGGGCCGATTTTAAGAAATAGATGCACACCCAAAACATACCAAGTTTGTCCGTGTAGAAAGGAATGTGCAACCTAAGCGAATCTATGTATGCAAAGAGAATAATTGGTGCCCGTAAATTCATAGTGATGACTCATGCAATGCCTGTTCAGAAAAATGAATGTATATTATAGGCCAGTACATGATGCATGCCATGGCAACAATGATCATAGTTCATTgcacaatcaacaacataaaaaaaatggaacccCAAACGAGTAGATGAGTGATTTTGATGTAAAGCTTGCATCAACATGAGATCCAGTGCAAATGGGAAAAAAATATTCATTGTCATACGACTTTGTAACAAATAATGAACCTTTCTGGTTCACGAGTCAAACAAATAACTTCTTGCATGTTAGATTTTTTATAGTTCAGGTGTCCATGCCCCAGGGTGCACTACCAATACTTTTCAATCCAGGCAAAAGCCTCAGAATCACTACATCCAAGCAAGAGTTGGAAGTAGGCAATACCTCGATGTGCAAGATTTTGTCACCACAGAAGAATAAAAAAAAACTTTACACTATTCTTCCTCTGATGTTAATGTTCACATATACATCATTCTGGGGTACACACCTTCAAAGAAAACGAAGGATACAACTCAAATTCTGAAGCATGTTCTGACATATTTTATGCCCAATGTCAGATTTACTGATATCAAAAGTTTTACTTTAAAAAGCCGCCTCCTTTTTACTGTGATAACTTCACTGAAAGAAGCCAATATTCATTTGGCCTGACAAGCAAGGCTTAAAAAAAGCTGTACAGCACACAAGATCCACTGATTCAACCTCCAAATAAACATAGCCCTGAGGAAATCCTAATCTGAGCCAGAAATGCCAGCTAGTACATACATCTCACAAATATCACTAGAAGTGTGTTCATAAGACAATATTAAGACCTAACAGATAAAGCACAGATTAGCAGGAAAATATAGCATAGAAATAAAACCAGAAGCTTGCAAGAATAAGTACTGAAGCACCAACTTAACCAACTACTTGATGTGAAATAACACCTCCAGTGGCATCAACAAGCTGACGCTGCTTAGATGGATGTTCGATCTTACTTCCACTCCCTGATTAATTTCCTCTTAGACCAAAGCTCCCACCACCACGTCCACTGGAGCGACCACGCCTAGCATGGCTGTGGTCTCTACCACGATAACCGTGACTACCTCTGTGCTCACCTGACCAGGATGAACCACCATGTGGGGTAATGCTAGGGTTTATTTCATGGTTATCACCATTTCTAGATGCCAAACCTGCCTTTGGTTGATAGAATTCTAGAGGTTTTTGACTTGAGATTGGCTGAGAATGTACTTGTAAATTTTGTTTGGTCAGATTGCTGTTTATTAATGGTTGCTGTTTGCTTGTATCTTGTCTATGATGTTGGCCAGCTCCCAAAGATGACTCTGAATTCCTTGGTATAGAGGTATCATGCTGTTTGCGGCTCTGCACATTAGCAGTTTGGGGATGTTCTTCATATCCATCAGTTACTCGTGTACCAGATCTTGTGCCAGCCCCAGTTTGTTGCCAATGGCCATGATTGGCCTGTCGACGCTGCTGATATGACATAGAATTTGCAATTTGTTTAGGCTGTTCTTTGTCAGTTGTTTGTCTATCTGGATGTGTCAACTTCAATTGCTGCTGGGATAAACGGCCAGTATGTGTTCTATCAACATCAGAGTTCAGATTCTGATTTTTCCCTTCAAATTGATTTGGTGAAGCAGGTACCTGCTGCCCAAAAGAATGCTCCTGCAACTGATGCTTCTTTGTTGATGATAGTGGTCCTTCCTGCTGATCACAGATAGTTTTTAGATGTTCAGGCACTCTAGTTTCCGAGTCATGTTGCTCCTCATTCGAATCCATCTTTAGTTGGTGGGTATCAGGTTGGCCAGAGATAAGTTTTTGATGCAAATGGTGCTCTTTATGATCTGCTGACCCTTGTGGCTTTGGAGTCCATGCAGATGACCTAGGTCGCTGATGAACAAAACTCTGTTCAACACGGTGATTTTCCTCACTTTCCTCACTTACTCCAGTAACTCTAGTGAACTGATGGTTTCCTTCCATATAAACTTGGCGACCAGAAAACTTTTGTGACTTTGGACGGGACCTGTTTGCCTGATAGAAACGTTGGTCATGCATGTTCTGATCTCTCTTATAAGCCAGCTGAGGTTCCTGATCCTTTGCAGAATTGCTTGTCTGCAAATGAGGCTCTGATGCAAGTTGTGTACTCTGCTCtgcttcacattgaaggatttgttgCTTGTTTGATTGAACAGCAACAGAATTTGGCAACTCTTCAACATGTCTTGGTTTTTGCAAGTCTGGCTGGTGTGGTTGAGGATGAATTTCAATCCCTTCTGACTTGAAACCCTTTGTTTCTATATGAGTGTGCCTTGTTCTGGAGACAGTCACTTCATTTGTTTGCAAGGGCAAAGCACTTTCACCTTCAATGCTCTGGTGAGTATGAGACACCTTAGTATTTTCTCGGATTTCATTTGAATTTCTCTGACGCCATGAGCCATTTTGCTTTCCCTGCTTTCCAGATATATGCCCTTTATTTTCACCAAAGGACGAATGTTGCTGTTGTGTTTCACTAGTAACTACATTTTTCACCGCACCGTGCTTGTTTTTCTGATCCATTTGATCTCGAGCAGAAAAAGATGACCCAGCTACAAAATGTTGGCAATTTTCATTATGTTGTGCTTGCTCCTTTGCAACAGGTTTTGGAACATAACGCTCTATTTCAGCTCTCTTATTTCTAATCGGGTTTTGTACTACCACTTCACTACTGTCAACTCCAGAAGGTTGTAcctcaatttgatccaatttctGCTTGTCATTTGTAGTAACTTGATGATTTGCTGCACGCACTGGAGCCCACACTCTACCTTCACTTACCTGAGATTTATCAGACACTCTTGCTTCTTGTGATACTCTATATGACCGCTTTGGAAAGTGAGACTTCACTTGAGTAACTCTTCCAGTAGAAGTATCATCTGTTGATTGCAATATTCGATGATCTACCACAGTAGCATCCACAGTATCATGAGTCACACTCGTATCATTTCCACCATTTTGTACAGAACCTAGTTCAGATTTTATATTCTGTATCTCAACACCTTTCTCCACTGCTTTGATTGTATTACTAATTACTAACCCTCCTTCATGTTTTGAATCCCCAGAAATGCTATTTGGTTGCAGTGCCACAATGTGATCATCGTTTGATGACCCTGTTGAACTCACAGTTACAATTGACTTATCAATCTTATTCttgttttttgcatttttgctataTTTCTTCTTGCGGGATATCGAACCATCACCTCCACTGGCAATAGTGTCAGAACTCTTCTCAACTATACAACTGCCTGGTGCTTGCAACATGTTACTCTCACCAGCTAGATTGACAGAATTTCCACTATCTGGTGAAATGATCTGCTCTGTTTTATCCAAAATAGATGATTGAGAACCAGAAGATTTTTGCTCAAAAACATATTGTTTTGCCTTCTGACGGGACCAAGCTTGTTTTGGAAATTCAGGCTGACTGACTTGGCCAGCAACTGAAGAAGAATCTGAACATGTTACTTGAATGTCCTTTTGCAAAGCTTCAGATGTGCTTGGTGAAGTTAAAATAGAAGCGGACACTGGCACAACCAGTACAGGAAGCATGGCAGCATTTTGCAGAGAACTAGTATTAGGATTATTTTCCCTTTGTTTCAAATGGCTCTTCTGGTCATCTGTTTTCAATTGGTATTTTGGATCTTCCCTGCTGACATTGCTAGACCTGCGATAATTTTCTCGTTTGGACCTATCATTTTTCCCACTCTTGACAAGGGCATCACTAGCACTCTTTTCAAGGCTTCCTGGAGTTTCAGATGGCTCTGAAACTTGAACTGGAGGAAGTTCACACACAGCATTATTATTAAGAACATTGTCTGCTTCTCTCAGATTGTCATTCTGCTCCCCATTATTGCTGTAACTGCCTGCTtgatgtttctgtgtatcttcagATACTACTTCCGATCCACTGAATGTTGCAGATGTCATGTTTTCACTTCTAGAATTTCCCACATCCTGAGGTGTTGCAACCCCCAAAGCCCGCCTATTAAGCTCTTCTAACTTTAGAAGGGCCTTAGCCTTCTGTTCTTttatcctctcctcttcttctcttaGCAGCTCCTTTGCACGTTGTGCAGCAGCTTCCTTCAACTTTGCACGCTGCCAAACACCCAAAGATTATACTTAACAACTAACATCAATCCAAGGTCAATCCAACACCATGAAATCATACAATGAAAAAGAATAAAAGTTTGTGAAGATTCACCTGTGCCTCATAATCATGGGAAGCAGGACACTGCTGAATATGAGATTCTCCAGCTGGTTTATCTCCAAAATCTTCAGAGCCAGTTAGAGCATCATCTGCTGTGGAATAAGTAACTATATGTCTATTACCATGAGCACTGTTGGGTTTCGCTGCTTTTAATGCTGACTCCACCACAGGCAGTTTCCTTTTCCATTCACTGTCTCCTTCATGGGCATTAAACCTGCCTTTGGTTGTATTACATTCTTTTTGTAAGGTTTCTTGAATTCCTTTGGGTCCTTGAGTACCGTGCGCTTGCAGGACTGCTCCTTCAGAATCCAGTGTATTTTCTGTTCGGTGATTATCACTGCGCTTAAGTAACTGAACTTTATCACTGATCTTGGGAGTTTCAAGAGATAAATTATTGGACCCTGATGCACTGGATAAACCACCTTTTAATTTAACAGATGTATTTGATGCTAAATTTCTTTCTGGTATAGGCATTGCATTTGATGCTAAATTTCTTTCTGGTATAGGCATTGCAACTACAGAAATTCTATCAGGGCCATCTGTGGAAATATGTTCATCAGATCCTTTCAATGGTGTTACCAATGTCTGTGCCTCTTGGCAAAGAGCATGGTTCCTGCTTGTGGAATAAGATTCTACTTTTTGTTTAGATGCCTCCTCTCCAAACTTTACATCCTCTAGCTGAAATTTCTCAACCGTCGCTACAAATTTCTTTTCATCTTGGGGTAAGCCACCAACTTTCAAGTGATGTTCCAATCCAGTCTGAAAATGATCCACCGAATGTGCAGCCCTGTTTGGGTCAATTTCAGCACAATCACGCTTCCTTTCCTTATTCAAATCTTCAAGCACGGAGGACTTGTAAGAATCCATGCCATCTTTAGTTTTAACTTGAACGTGTTTTTTATCACTCAAGTTTGTCTGCTCAGCTACCCTTGTAACATTGGCCCCTTTCTCATGGTTGCTTTCCAAGACTGAAATCCTGCTATCTTCAAATTCTCGACTTGATAAAGCCTCTTCATCAAAAACAGGTTTGGAAAAATCCATTTTCTCGTCACTACTAACAGTACCCCAATTACGATGGCCACTAAGAGCTGTTCGTGAATTGTCTTTCTCACTTTGAGGATTTCCAGCAGAAAGAGAGGAGTTTCTCCTTGTATTTGAATCCTGGGGATGAAATGGGCGACTATTGTCACTAGAATTATCCGCATCtttagacatccacacatcaaccTGCTTTGAGTAAGTCTTATCTGTCCCTTCAGAAGCAACCCTACCATGAGATGTCAAATCATTTTGTTCTCTTGATAAAGGAAGCAAAGTTGCTGGGCGCACACCAGATCCAGGTCCATTATATTGAAACCGAGGCCCATCAACAGGATGACCCTGATAATGAGGATATCCACCATACATACCAGGCCCAGCCCCCATCCTTGTCATTGCCATCTCTCTTTCATCAATGTTACCATAGTGGGAACTAGGGATTCCCGGAGGTCCATAGTAACCATCAAAAGGTAGTTGATTAGGATACAAACTATTGCCAAGAGGAACACCAGGACGACCTGCCACCATAGGTTGTGCCATATATGGACCATACATTTCACCCTGTCTTCCATACCCACCAGGTCCATGTGGCCTTTGAGCATATGGTACGGGTCCATATTCAAATGCTGGACGTATATAACCAGGTGCTGTGAATGGAAACCTGACTTGTCCACCAGGAGGACCATAGGGAGCAACTGGAGGTCCAGCCCTATGCCATTCTTCTTCTGTTAATTTTGAAGCTGTGCAGTTATTAATCCCATCATCATAATGCCAGGAATCCACTGTGTGTACAAATGTTTTCCTATGAAATCCTTCCTTGGGTGCATGTCCCTCATCTGGAGCTAGCATATCCCTAGGTCTTCTATCCTTACCTGTAGATGCTTCATCTGAAGTACAAAGCAAATTATAGTTACAGATTAATAAACATTGTATGGTTCCTAAAAACAGCAAGGCCTACACAAGTAAGACTTTTGTCATTTTCCTGGGGCTTTGAAATTGGACAAAGGACTAGGATTCTCACCATTCCAATCAGCTAGAGAAGGCTTTAATTTCTCCTTTTGTGCCAAACCTTCAGAAGTCGACATTGGTCGTGTGGTGGAAGCATTGCCTGCCATCATTAGCGTTTAAATAAGTGGCTCATATACACTTTCACAAGAATAAGACAATTAGGCACAAAAAagaaaaatgagacaaaagcagaGTTTATGTAATGCAAGTCATATTATGGTACAGAATATGCAAATCTTTACTATGTTTCTGAAAATTGGTATACCATGCTGTGGACGCAAATCTGGGTTCTTGTCAGACCCAAGAGTCGGAAAGTCAACAGATGTCAGAGTAAATCGAGCAGGCTGAGGATGATTTTCTCCCTGAAAAAGTGAAATGACAAACAACCAACAACAATATCTTTTGAGATACCACCATcacattgaattttgaaatgattcGAAAACATTCCATTAAAGAAATCAAATATGAACAGACGAATTATTAGTGAATATATTGGTAGGAGAAAATGCACTCTATTAAAAACAATTAAACACGAAAAATGAGCTTTCAATACTTCCATCCAACAAAAGTAAGTCTTACAATCTCAACAAGCATTACCAGCTTCTGTGAAGTTCCAGATCCTCCCCATGGAACATTTGATTCAATTGATGAATCTGCAAAACGGGAGAGGTGTGAACTCCCTGGTCTTGATTCCGCACTGCAAGGACGAGTTAGCGTTGATTGTGAATGACCCATGCCCAGTGCCCCTGATGCAGATGAGGGACGGCTCAATCCATAGCTCCATGCATTTGGAGTAGCAGGTTCATGAGAATGGTCACTTCCCGCAGTCGATGGACGAGTACCACTTCCTCCAGATGAAGGACGAGCTGTACTAACATTTGAACGGTTGCCCCCCACTCCAGCATTAGCAGGaggtgatgaagaaaatgaagcagCTCCCCAAGCATTAACAGTAGTAGGAGGTGAGTGGCCAGTGCCCCAGCTAACAGTACCTCTGAGAAAGATTTACGTTGTAGGTATCAGTATGGAGTAAAAGGTCTTTACTTAAAGGATCTAATATAGAAATAGAACTTGTAAGTTCAATGCATTACCGTGTAAGATAAATTTCacacaaaatattacaatatcTGCAATGCTATCGGTATAGCATGCACTGATATAGAATAAATTTGTTAACTTTCTTACACACAAATACCCAGTTTCAAGAATTAGATATTCAAAAGCAAAGAGAATAAAAAGATGTGCCCAATATGTGTAGGGGTTAGTAAGACATTGCAATAACCATCTTAAGGACTTGCATGCTAAAGTCTGCTTCTGGTTTAGCAATGTCAGTGCGCCATTATAAACATTCTGAAGTAATTGAAAACTCAAGTTCAATATGAGATACACACTCAGGAAATTGTTTTCAGGTGATATGACGCCCAGATTTACCATATTTGACATGATTTGAATACTCACCATGCACTTGCAATTTATTTTTGCAGCCAAGTAATTTGCCCATTAACTCATATATCTGTGCTTTGTCAAATTTTTGACAAGATTTGATGAATACTGCTGATTTTTGTGAAAGAAATGaattttagttatttttaatttGCAAGTTTTTGCTAAGTCATCAAGCCAGATTCAAAATTAGCTCTTTAGTTTTGCTGAGTCACAAGTTTTGGAACTCTCTTATATTATTCATCTTCCAAATAGAAACAGAAGATATATGACTCATGGCAGTACCAAAGGCAAGGAAGACACTAATACATCAATCAGAGAAATTGGAGCCCAAACCATGTGATACATGGACGAGGAACTTGTAAGTTACAACAAAATATAAGGAATATATACATGCTATACCTATGAAAAATCCAAATAGGCATGCTCCAGTAACTCGTCTGAATTATTTGTCATGGGTGAGTGAATATATGCTTCATATATCAAATATTCTGACTATTATCCAGAAAATACCATCGGACATCAATTATTTCTTATCGCAtgcttatatattaatattaaatgatTAGCT from Cryptomeria japonica chromosome 3, Sugi_1.0, whole genome shotgun sequence harbors:
- the LOC131068480 gene encoding protein MODIFIER OF SNC1 1 isoform X2, with product MVTSAMLTGERRGVSARRSGMTVLGKVPKPLNLPSQRLENRGLDPNVEIVPKGTVSWGTGHSPPTTVNAWGAASFSSSPPANAGVGGNRSNVSTARPSSGGSGTRPSTAGSDHSHEPATPNAWSYGLSRPSSASGALGMGHSQSTLTRPCSAESRPGSSHLSRFADSSIESNVPWGGSGTSQKLGENHPQPARFTLTSVDFPTLGSDKNPDLRPQHGNASTTRPMSTSEGLAQKEKLKPSLADWNDEASTGKDRRPRDMLAPDEGHAPKEGFHRKTFVHTVDSWHYDDGINNCTASKLTEEEWHRAGPPVAPYGPPGGQVRFPFTAPGYIRPAFEYGPVPYAQRPHGPGGYGRQGEMYGPYMAQPMVAGRPGVPLGNSLYPNQLPFDGYYGPPGIPSSHYGNIDEREMAMTRMGAGPGMYGGYPHYQGHPVDGPRFQYNGPGSGVRPATLLPLSREQNDLTSHGRVASEGTDKTYSKQVDVWMSKDADNSSDNSRPFHPQDSNTRRNSSLSAGNPQSEKDNSRTALSGHRNWGTVSSDEKMDFSKPVFDEEALSSREFEDSRISVLESNHEKGANVTRVAEQTNLSDKKHVQVKTKDGMDSYKSSVLEDLNKERKRDCAEIDPNRAAHSVDHFQTGLEHHLKVGGLPQDEKKFVATVEKFQLEDVKFGEEASKQKVESYSTSRNHALCQEAQTLVTPLKGSDEHISTDGPDRISVVAMPIPERNLASNTSVKLKGGLSSASGSNNLSLETPKISDKVQLLKRSDNHRTENTLDSEGAVLQAHGTQGPKGIQETLQKECNTTKGRFNAHEGDSEWKRKLPVVESALKAAKPNSAHGNRHIVTYSTADDALTGSEDFGDKPAGESHIQQCPASHDYEAQRAKLKEAAAQRAKELLREEEERIKEQKAKALLKLEELNRRALGVATPQDVGNSRSENMTSATFSGSEVVSEDTQKHQAGSYSNNGEQNDNLREADNVLNNNAVCELPPVQVSEPSETPGSLEKSASDALVKSGKNDRSKRENYRRSSNVSREDPKYQLKTDDQKSHLKQRENNPNTSSLQNAAMLPVLVVPVSASILTSPSTSEALQKDIQVTCSDSSSVAGQVSQPEFPKQAWSRQKAKQYVFEQKSSGSQSSILDKTEQIISPDSGNSVNLAGESNMLQAPGSCIVEKSSDTIASGGDGSISRKKKYSKNAKNKNKIDKSIVTVSSTGSSNDDHIVALQPNSISGDSKHEGGLVISNTIKAVEKGVEIQNIKSELGSVQNGGNDTSVTHDTVDATVVDHRILQSTDDTSTGRVTQVKSHFPKRSYRVSQEARVSDKSQVSEGRVWAPVRAANHQVTTNDKQKLDQIEVQPSGVDSSEVVVQNPIRNKRAEIERYVPKPVAKEQAQHNENCQHFVAGSSFSARDQMDQKNKHGAVKNVVTSETQQQHSSFGENKGHISGKQGKQNGSWRQRNSNEIRENTKVSHTHQSIEGESALPLQTNEVTVSRTRHTHIETKGFKSEGIEIHPQPHQPDLQKPRHVEELPNSVAVQSNKQQILQCEAEQSTQLASEPHLQTSNSAKDQEPQLAYKRDQNMHDQRFYQANRSRPKSQKFSGRQVYMEGNHQFTRVTGVSEESEENHRVEQSFVHQRPRSSAWTPKPQGSADHKEHHLHQKLISGQPDTHQLKMDSNEEQHDSETRVPEHLKTICDQQEGPLSSTKKHQLQEHSFGQQVPASPNQFEGKNQNLNSDVDRTHTGRLSQQQLKLTHPDRQTTDKEQPKQIANSMSYQQRRQANHGHWQQTGAGTRSGTRVTDGYEEHPQTANVQSRKQHDTSIPRNSESSLGAGQHHRQDTSKQQPLINSNLTKQNLQVHSQPISSQKPLEFYQPKAGLASRNGDNHEINPSITPHGGSSWSGEHRGSHGYRGRDHSHARRGRSSGRGGGSFGLRGN